Within Cucumis melo cultivar AY chromosome 4, USDA_Cmelo_AY_1.0, whole genome shotgun sequence, the genomic segment CGCCAACTCAGAGCCACTGCCCATGAACAAGCCAAGGTACTCAAAGTCACAATTTACGATCACTATATAATTAATCTATCCTAActtgtctatatatatatatatcgctCTGGcttacttatttttttgattcgcGATTTTGATAAATTAAAACGTCGATCGATTACCTGTCAGGAGAGGAAGATGCTAAGGAAAACTGTGGGAGATTTGAAGATCCAGTTGGCTAGGGAGCGTCTGAGGAATAAGAGGATCAAACTCTGCGGTTTGATGGAATTTGTTCTTCAGCTTCTGCTGGTTATCTCTCTTTCGAGTTTATCCCTTTTTGTTGCCTTCAAATTTGTTTGAGTTCTGATGGAATGATCGATGGTAAGGCTACGGAGTTTGCTTGAGGAAATTAAACAACCCTAACCAGTTCATGAATTAC encodes:
- the LOC127149012 gene encoding uncharacterized protein LOC127149012, encoding MENVEAESKDEAMRGSKTAIRCAKAAFLLSSLKSSQNRQLRATAHEQAKERKMLRKTVGDLKIQLARERLRNKRIKLCGLMEFVLQLLLVISLSSLSLFVAFKFV